From the Montipora capricornis isolate CH-2021 chromosome 2, ASM3666992v2, whole genome shotgun sequence genome, one window contains:
- the LOC138024565 gene encoding small ribosomal subunit protein mS33-like translates to MSANYARKMDLLRARIFGKLTRQVTPQSYKVVEHFARRPLGREINSYYPPIKQFQTLLFRLRHFGFYYDEHLNFREEMAVKRKERGKGPPKKGEGKRAKKKK, encoded by the exons ATGAGTGCAAACTACGCAAGAAAGATGGATCTATTAAGGGCAAGGATTTTTGGCAAATTAACTCGTCAGGTCACCCCACA atCTTATAAAGTTGTGGAGCACTTTGCTAGGAGACCCCTTGGAAGAGAGATCAACTCCTACTATCCCCCAATTAAGCAGTTCCAGACCCTCCTCTTTAGACTGCGGCATTTTGGATTTTATTACGACGAGCATTTG AATTTTCGAGAAGAGATGGCAGTGAAGAGAAAGGAAAGAGGCAAAGGACCTCCAAAAAAAG gtgaaGGCAAACGGgccaagaagaaaaaataa